A region of Diospyros lotus cultivar Yz01 chromosome 3, ASM1463336v1, whole genome shotgun sequence DNA encodes the following proteins:
- the LOC127797766 gene encoding uncharacterized protein LOC127797766: MSKENPRRHVLEKSRSSREKEKPNHGFLSRHLKKVYPISLQKSSSPLSLSSLSLTLSENSNDSSLTDSTITLDQKISLALRRIAPPERRDVPVVTRNVQQPSPNPTEEGNRRCNWITKNSDKIYVQFHDECWGVPAYDDNQLFELLAMSGMLMDYNWTEILKRRELFREAFAGFDPNTVAKMGEKEITEITSNKAITLTESRVRCIVDNAKCIVQIVREFGSFSSFMWGYVNYKPVINRYRYPRNVPLRTPKAEIISKDLLKRGFRFVGPVIVYSFMQAAGMSIDHLVDCFRFSECVSLAERPWRHV; the protein is encoded by the exons ATGTCCAAAGAAAATCCAAGGAGGCATGTTCTGGAGAAGAGCAGGAGTTCGAGAGAAAAGGAGAAGCCAAACCATGGCTTCTTATCCAGGCACCTGAAGAAAGTTTACCCCATAAGCCTGCAGAAGAGCAGCTCTCCATTGTCCCTTTCTTCTCTGTCCTTGACTTTGTCCGAGAACTCGAATGATTCTTCCCTCACCGATTCTACCATCACTCTGGATCAGAAAATCTCCTTGGCACTGCGGCGAATTGCACCTCCTGAGAGACGAGATGTCCCTGTGGTGACGAGAAACGTGCAGCAGCCGAGTCCTAATCCCACCGAAGAAGGGAACAGAAGATGCAACTGGATCACCAAGAACAGTG ATAAAATTTATGTACAATTCCATGATGAGTGCTGGGGAGTTCCAGCTTACGATGACAA TCAACTGTTTGAGCTTCTTGCAATGTCCGGTATGCTGATGGACTATAATTGGACTGAGATTCTGAAAAGAAGGGAACTGTTCAG AGAAGCATTTGCTGGATTTGATCCCAACACCGTGGCAAAAATGGGGGAGAAAGAGATCACGGAAATAACTTCCAACAAAGCAATAACGCTGACAGAGAGCAGAGTGAGGTGCATTGTGGACAATGCCAAATGCATAGTTCAG ATTGTGAGGGAATTTGGATCATTCAGCAGCTTCATGTGGGGATATGTGAATTACAAGCCAGTGATCAACAGATACAGATACCCAAGAAATGTGCCCTTGAGAACTCCAAAAGCAGAGATCATCAGCAAGGACTTGCTGAAGCGCGGGTTCCGGTTTGTGGGGCCTGTGATTGTGTACTCATTCATGCAGGCTGCAGGGATGAGCATTGATCATCTTGTTGATTGTTTTAGGTTTAGTGAATGTGTCAGCCTTGCAGAGAGGCCATGGAGACATGTCTAG
- the LOC127796862 gene encoding uncharacterized protein LOC127796862: MAANNYQWPSERTMPNRSSGIHEIEAFTALNANVDSIYKRLDQLSINAVDSVMQVCELCAGQHVTSECQAEALAQMLSYAKFLKEILCKKTRKLGLNEVKPTTISLQLAYRYVKYPLGVIEDVLVKVENFIFPVDFIVLDMEEDREVDIIDECVAEIYENPKDPLRKDAQFFDAPSTTLLELDPPELSTRVIQSCSSRRTIFEELGKGSTPSIPSIEQPPKLDLKQLPSHLRLNKALISAPIIMSPDWSLPFELMCDARTPYHPQMSGQVEISNREIKRILETTVNSSRSTFKTPIGIFPYRLVYGKACHLPVELEHKAYWAMKQLNFDMKAAGEKRLLQLNETP, encoded by the exons ATGGCTGCAAATAATTATCAATGGCCTTCAGAAAGAACTATGCCAAATAGATCAAGTGGGATACATGAAATTGAAGCATTTACTGCTTTAAATGCTAACGTAGACTCTATTTATAAAAGACTAGATCAATTGAGTATTAATGCTGTTGATTCTGTTATGCAGGTTTGTGAATTGTGTGCTGGACAACATGTTACAAGCGAATGTCAAGCTG AGGCATTAGCTCAAATGCTAAGCTATGccaagtttttgaaagaaattctATGCAAGAAGACAAG GAAATTGGGCTTAAATGAAGTGAAGCCTACAACTATTTCTTTACAATTGGCATATAGATATGTGAAATATCCACTAGGAGTCATTGAAGATGTTCTTGTCAAAGTGGAAAATTTCATCTTTCCAGTAGATTTTATTGTGCTTGATATGGAGGAAGATAGAGAG GTTGATATTATTGATGAATGTGTCGCtgaaatttatgaaaatccTAAAGATCCTTTAAGAAAAGATGCGCAGTTTTTCGATGCACCATCAACAACATTGTTAGAATTGGATCCACCAGAGTTATCTACAAGAGTCATCCAATCATGTTCATCAAGAAGAACGATTTTTGAAGAACTTGGAAAAGGATCAACCCCATCAATTCCATCCATCGAGCAACCCCCAAAGCTTGATCTCAAGCAACTACCATCACACTTAAG GTTGAATAAAGCGCTAATTTCAGCTCCCATTATAATGTCACCTGATTGGAGTCTTCCTTTCGAACtgatgtgtgatgcaa GAACTCCTTATCATCCTCAAATGAGTGGTCAAGTGGAAATTTCCAATAGAGAAATCAAGAGAATATTGGAAACAACAGTGAATTCTTCAAG GTCAACATTCAAAACACCAATTGGAATTTTCCCATATCGTCTAGTCTATGGTAAGGCTTGTCATTTACCGGTGGAACTGGAGCATAAAGCTTACTGGGCAATGAAGCAGCTGAATTTTGACATGAAAGCTGCGGGTGAAAAAAGATTGTTGCAATTGAATGAAACGCCTTGA